In Elaeis guineensis isolate ETL-2024a chromosome 1, EG11, whole genome shotgun sequence, a genomic segment contains:
- the LOC105037800 gene encoding alcohol dehydrogenase 2 encodes MSSTTGKVIKCRAAVAWEAGKPLVIEEVEVAPPQAMEVRLKILYTALCHTDVFFWEAKGQNPLFPRIFGHEAGGIVESVGEGVTDLAPGDHVLPVFTGECKECAHCLSEESNMCDLLRINTDRGVMINDGKSRFSINGKPIYHFVGTSTFSEYTVVHSGCVAKINPLAPLNVVCILSCGISTGLGATLNVAKPTKGSTVAVFGLGAVGLAAAEGARIAGASRIIGVDLNPKRFHEAKKFGVNEFVNPKDYNKPVQEVISEMTNGGVDRSIECVGNIDAMISAFECVRDGWGVAVLVGVPYKDATFKTHPVNFLNERTLKGTFFGNYKPRSDLPAVVEMYMNKELELEKFITHEVPFSEINKAFDYMLQGDSLRCVIRMDG; translated from the exons ATGTCGAGCACAACTGGAAAGGTCATAAAATGCCGAG CGGCCGTTGCCTGGGAGGCAGGGAAGCCGCTGGTGATCGAGGAGGTCGAGGTAGCCCCACCACAGGCAATGGAGGTCCGTCTGAAGATTCTCTACACTGCCCTCTGCCACACTGATGTTTTCTTCTGGGAAGCCAAG GGTCAGAATCCTCTTTTTCCAAGGATATTTGGCCATGAGGCAGGAGG GATCGTCGAGAGTGTAGGGGAGGGTGTGACTGATCTTGCACCAGGAGACCATGTCCTCCCAGTATTCACTGGTGAATGCAAAGAGTGTGCCCATTGCTTGTCTGAGGAGAGCAACATGTGTGACCTCCTGAGGATAAACACTGACAGGGGAGTGATGATAAATGATGGGAAATCCAGGTTCTCCATCAATGGAAAACCCATTTACCATTTTGTTGGGACCTCCACTTTCAGTGAGTATACCGTTGTTCACTCTGGCTGTGTTGCCAAGATCAACCCCTTGGCACCCCTCAATGTTGTTTGCATTCTTAGCTGTGGCATTTCAACAG GCCTTGGTGCTACTTTAAATGTTGCAAAACCGACAAAGGGTTCGACAGTGGCTGTTTTCGGGTTGGGAGCTGTTggccttgct GCCGCCGAAGGGGCTAGGATTGCAGGTGCTTCAAGAATTATTGGTGTTGATTTGAACCCAAAGAGATTCCATGAAG CCAAGAAGTTTGGTGTTAACGAGTTTGTAAATCCAAAAGACTACAACAAGCCAGTTCAAGAG GTGATCTCTGAAATGACTAACGGCGGAGTTGACCGAAGCATCGAATGTGTTGGCAATATTGATGCCATGATATCTGCTTTCGAATGCGTTCGTGAT GGTTGGGGTGTTGCTGTACTAGTTGGGGTACCATACAAAGATGCCACGTTTAAGACCCATCCTGTGAATTTCTTGAACGAAAGGACCCTCAAAGGAACCTTCTTTGGAAACTACAAACCACGTTCTGATCTTCCTGCAGTCGTCGAGATGTACATGAACAAG GAGCTAGAACTGGAGAAATTCATCACCCATGAAGTACCCTTCTCTGAGATCAATAAGGCATTTGACTACATGCTTCAAGGGGACAGCCTCCGTTGTGTCATTCGTATGGATGGTTAG